The proteins below come from a single Oryzias latipes chromosome 14, ASM223467v1 genomic window:
- the mink1 gene encoding misshapen-like kinase 1 isoform X2, giving the protein MSENAPTRSLDEIDLAALRDPAGIFELVEVVGNGTYGQVYKGRHVKTGQLAAIKVMDVTEEEEEEIKAEINMLKKYSHHRNIATYYGAFVKKSPPGHDDQLWLVMEFCGAGSVTDLVKNTKGSSLKEDWIAYICREILRGLCHLHNHKVIHRDIKGQNVLLTENAEVKLVDFGVSAQLDRTVGRRNTFIGTPYWMAPEVIACDENPDSTYDFRSDIWSLGITAIEMAEGAPPLCDMHPMRALFLIPRNPPPKLKSKKWSKKFIDFIEGCLVKTYTSRPSTEQLLKHSFIRDQPTERQVRIQLKDHIDRTRKKRGEKEETEYEYSGSDEEDENRGDDRESSSILNVPGESTLRRDFQRLQQENKERSEAHKRQQAQLAAQRRDTEEHKSKLLHDRQKRIEEQKEQRRRLEEQQRKEREMVRQQEKGPHRRIDDMRREEDRRMAEREQEYKRKQLEEQRQSERLQRQLQQEHAYLVSLQQQQQDKKPQLYHYNKNLEPNNKPNWAREVEERSKLNRQGSPKICTTVSDTNIQSRADSISQSGSVAQTPPMQRPVEPQGGQSKFQMAHLVPLKPYAAPVPRSQSLCDQPTKNMSAFPTQDPSLLPIPRPNHSRELVRQNSDPTSETPAPLAHQIREERGPWIRLPDVELPPKVPQRTASIATALNANLTSGIRHPVRASNPDLSRNDRWERGDSMSIISNLPQTGSLERHRILSSSKMDSPMLSHESRHRPGESRTSSRPGRPASYKRAIGEDHGLYAKERAEEPPRPPVKANDYSSSSESSESSEESESGEGPEEEESPTDRHRDADTDSVNTMVVHEDEAEGGEGDQAGGYGDQTMLVQRTPEKRNHNGYTNLPDVVQPSHSPTDSASHSSPGKDSVYDYQSRGLVKASGKSSFTTFVDLGMYQSPGDTGDTMSISDSRFEQLKMEVRKGSMVNVNPTNTRPPNDTPEIRKYKKKFNSEILCAALWGVNLLVGTENGLKLLDRSGQGKVYPLINSRRFQQMDVLEGLNLLITISGKKNKVRVYYLAWLRNKILHNDPEVEKKQGWTTVGEMEGCVHYKVVKYERIKFLVIALKNAVEVYAWAPKPYHKFMAFKSFADLPHRPVLVDLTVEEGQRLKVIYGSCAGFHAIDVDSGNNYDIYIPVHIQSQVIPHAIVFLPNSDGMEMLLCYEDEGVYVNTYGRIIKDVVLQWGEMPTSVAHICSNQIMGWGEKAIEIRSVETGHLDGVFMHKRAQRLKFLCERNDKVFFASVRSGGSSQVYFMTLNRNCIMNW; this is encoded by the exons ATGTCTGAAAACGCCCCCACACGAAGCCTGGATGAAATCGACCTCGCAGCTCTGCGG GATCCTGCTGGGATATTTGAGCTGGTTGAGGTTGTTGGCAATGGAACATATGGACAGGTGTACAAG GGTCGCCATGTGAAGACCGGCCAGCTGGCCGCCATCAAGGTGATGGAtgtcacagaggaggaggaagaggagatcaAGGCAGAAATAAACATGCTGAAGAAATACAGCCACCACCGCAACATAGCCACATACTATGGTGCCTTTGTCAAGAAGAGTCCACCAGGACATGACGACCAACTTTGG cTTGTGATGGAATTTTGTGGGGCGGGGTCAGTGACCGACCTTGTGAAAAACACTAAAGGCAGCTCCCTGAAGGAGGACTGGATTGCTTACATTTGCAGAGAGATCTTGAGG GGCCTTTGTCACCTTCACAACCATAAAGTGATCCACAGAGACATCAAAGGCCAAAATGTTCTGCTAACAGAGAATGCAGAGGTCAAGCTTG TTGATTTTGGAGTGAGTGCTCAGTTGGACAGGACTGTTGGCCGCAGGAACACCTTCATTGGGACTCCCTACTGGATGGCTCCTGAGGTTATTGCCTGCGATGAGAACCCAGACTCTACCTACGACTTCAGG AGCGATATTTGGTCCTTGGGGATAACAGCCATTGAGATGGCAGAAGGAGCACCTC cCTTGTGTGACATGCACCCCATGAGAGCCCTCTTTCTAATTCCAAGGAACCCTCCTCCAAAACTTAAATCAAAAAAATG GTCCAAGAAGTTCATCGACTTCATAGAGGGCTGCCTTGTCAAGACGTACACCAGCCGGCCATCTACTGAGCAGCTGCTCAAGCATTCCTTCATCAGGGACCAACCCACTGAGCGGCAGGTCCGAATTCAGCTCAAGGATCACATCGATCGCACACGCAAGAAGAGAGGGGAGAAGG aaGAGACAGAGTATGAATACAGTGGTagtgatgaagaggatgaaAACCGTGGCGATGATAGAGAGTCCAG TTCAATACTCAATGTTCCCGGTGAATCCACGCTGCGCCGGGACTTCCAGCGGCTGCAGCAGGAGAACAAAGAGCGCTCGGAGGCTCATAAGAGGCAACAAGCTCAACTGGCAGCTCAGCGACGGGACACGGAGGAGCACAAGAGTAAACTCCTGCATGACCGGCAAAAACGCATCGAAGAGCAGAAGGAACAACGCCGTCGGCTCGAAGAA CAACAGAGAAAGGAGCGAGAGATGGTGAGGCAGCAAGAAAAAGGTCCCCATCGGAGAATTGACGATATGAGACGGGAGGAAGATAGAAGGATGGCTGAGAGGGAGCAG gAGTATAAGCGCAAACAGCTGGAGGAGCAGCGCCAGTCAGAGCGGCTGCAGAgacagctgcagcaggagcatGCCTACCTGGTGTCtttgcaacagcagcagcaagacAAGAAGCCCCAGCTTTACCACTACAACAAAAACTTGGAGCCAAACAACAAACCTAATTGGGCCCGAGAG GTGGAGGAGCGGAGTAAACTCAACAGGCAGGGTTCACCCAAAATCTGCACTACGGTCTCTGACACTAATATCCAGTCGCGTGCCGATTCtatcagccaatcaggatcgGTTGCTCAGACACCACCCATGCAGAGGCCAGTGGAACCTCAAGGGGGGCAGAGCAAG TTTCAGATGGCTCATTTGGTTCCTCTAAAGCCTTACGCTGCCCCTGTTCCTCGCTCTCAGTCCCTCTGTGACCAGCCCACTAAGAACATGTCCGCATTCCCCACTCAGGATCCTTCCCTCCTCCCCATACCTCGCCCCAACCACTCCAGAGAGCTTGTACGTCAGAACTCCGACCCCACCTCTGAAACCCCCGCACCACTTGCACATCAGATCAGGGAGGAACGTGGCCCTTGGATTCGTTTGCCAGATGTAGAGCTTCCTCCAAAG GTCCCTCAGAGGACAGCATCCATTGCTACAGCTCTTAATGCCAACCTGACCTCTGGTATTAGGCACCCGGTGAGAGCCAG CAATCCAGATCTCAGCCGTAATGACCGTTGGGAGAGAGGCGACAGCATGAGCATCATTTCCAATCTGCCACAGACGGGCTCTCTGGAGAGGCATCGCATCCTCA GTTCTTCTAAGATGGATTCGCCCATGCTTTCTCATGAAAGCCGCCATAGGCCAGGGGAATCTCGAACTTCCTCTCGCCCTGGGCGCCCTGCT AGTTACAAGAGGGCTATAGGGGAG GACCACGGCCTCTATGCCAAGGAGCGTGCTGAAGAGCCCCCGAGGCCCCCAGTCAAGGCCAATGATtactcctcttcctcagagagCAGTGAGAGTAGTGAAGAAAGCGAGAGCGGTGAAGGACCAGAGGAGGAAGAAAGTCCAACAGATCG ccACAGAGACGCAGACACTGATTCAGTCAACACCATGGTTGTTCATGAAGACGAGGCTGAGGGGGGAGAAGGAGATCAAGCTGGAGGATATGGGGATCAGACTATGCTGGTGCAGAGA ACCCCAGAGAAGAGGAATCACAATGGATACACAAATTTGCCAGATGTGGTGCAGCCTTCCCATTCCCCCACTGACTCAGCCTCTCACTCCTCTCCGGGGAAGGACTCAGTTTATGAC TATCAGTCCAGAGGTTTGGTGAAAGCATCAGGCAAGTCCTCCTTCACCACTTTTGTGGATCTTGGCATGTACCAATCACCAGGAGATACAGGGGATACCATGTCTATCAGTG ACTCCAGGTTCGAGCAGCTAAAGATGGAGGTCAGGAAAGGATCCATGGTTAATGTGAATCCCACCAACACACGCCCCCCCAATGACACACCAGAGATCCGCAAATACAAGAAGAAGTTCAACTCTGAGATCCTGTGTGCCGCACTCTGGG GTGTAAATTTGTTGGTGGGAACAGAAAACGGCTTGAAGCTGCTGGATCGAAGCGGTCAAGGAAAAGTTTACCCGCTCATCAACTCTCGCAGGTTCCAACAGATGGACGTCCTGGAGGGCCTCAACCTTCTGATCACCATATCTG GCAAGAAAAACAAGGTGCGTGTCTATTACCTGGCCTGGCTAAGGAATAAGATCCTTCACAACGACCCTGAGGTTGAAAAAAAGCAGGGTTGGACCACTGTGGGGGAGATGGAGGGCTGTGTACACTACAAAGTGG TGAAATACGAGCGGATCAAGTTCCTGGTGATCGCTTTAAAGAACGCAGTGGAAGTGTATGCCTGGGCTCCCAAACCTTATCACAAATTCATGGCCTTTAAA TCTTTTGCAGATCTGCCACACAGGCCTGTCCTGGTTGATCTGACAGTGGAGGAAGGCCAGAGGTTGAAGGTCATCTATGGTTCTTGCGCTGGCTTCCACGCTATTGATGTGGACTCTGGAAACAATTACGACATTTACATCCCAGTTCAT ATCCAAAGTCAGGTGATCCCACACGCCATCGTGTTCCTGCCCAACTCAGACGGCATGGAGATGCTGCTGTGCTACGAGGATGAAGGTGTTTACGTCAACACGTACGGACGCATCATCAAGGATGTGGTCCTGCAGTGGGGCGAGATGCCCACCTCTGTTG CTCACATCTGCTCGAACCAGATCATGGGTTGGGGGGAAAAGGCCATTGAGATCCGCTCTGTGGAGACTGGTCACCTGGACGGCGTCTTCATGCACAAACGAGCTCAGAGGTTGAAGTTCCTTTGTGAGAGAAATGATAAG GTGTTTTTTGCCTCGGTGCGTTCAGGCGGCAGCAGCCAGGTGTACTTCATGACTCTGAACAGAAACTGCATCATGAACTGGTGA
- the mink1 gene encoding misshapen-like kinase 1 isoform X4 has protein sequence MSENAPTRSLDEIDLAALRDPAGIFELVEVVGNGTYGQVYKGRHVKTGQLAAIKVMDVTEEEEEEIKAEINMLKKYSHHRNIATYYGAFVKKSPPGHDDQLWLVMEFCGAGSVTDLVKNTKGSSLKEDWIAYICREILRGLCHLHNHKVIHRDIKGQNVLLTENAEVKLVDFGVSAQLDRTVGRRNTFIGTPYWMAPEVIACDENPDSTYDFRSDIWSLGITAIEMAEGAPPLCDMHPMRALFLIPRNPPPKLKSKKWSKKFIDFIEGCLVKTYTSRPSTEQLLKHSFIRDQPTERQVRIQLKDHIDRTRKKRGEKEETEYEYSGSDEEDENRGDDRESSSILNVPGESTLRRDFQRLQQENKERSEAHKRQQAQLAAQRRDTEEHKSKLLHDRQKRIEEQKEQRRRLEEQQRKEREMVRQQEKGPHRRIDDMRREEDRRMAEREQEYKRKQLEEQRQSERLQRQLQQEHAYLVSLQQQQQDKKPQLYHYNKNLEPNNKPNWAREVEERSKLNRQGSPKICTTVSDTNIQSRADSISQSGSVAQTPPMQRPVEPQGGQSKFQMAHLVPLKPYAAPVPRSQSLCDQPTKNMSAFPTQDPSLLPIPRPNHSRELVRQNSDPTSETPAPLAHQIREERGPWIRLPDVELPPKVPQRTASIATALNANLTSGIRHPVRASNPDLSRNDRWERGDSMSIISNLPQTGSLERHRILSSSKMDSPMLSHESRHRPGESRTSSRPGRPADHGLYAKERAEEPPRPPVKANDYSSSSESSESSEESESGEGPEEEESPTDRHRDADTDSVNTMVVHEDEAEGGEGDQAGGYGDQTMLVQRTPEKRNHNGYTNLPDVVQPSHSPTDSASHSSPGKDSVYDYQSRGLVKASGKSSFTTFVDLGMYQSPGDTGDTMSISDSRFEQLKMEVRKGSMVNVNPTNTRPPNDTPEIRKYKKKFNSEILCAALWGVNLLVGTENGLKLLDRSGQGKVYPLINSRRFQQMDVLEGLNLLITISGKKNKVRVYYLAWLRNKILHNDPEVEKKQGWTTVGEMEGCVHYKVVKYERIKFLVIALKNAVEVYAWAPKPYHKFMAFKSFADLPHRPVLVDLTVEEGQRLKVIYGSCAGFHAIDVDSGNNYDIYIPVHIQSQVIPHAIVFLPNSDGMEMLLCYEDEGVYVNTYGRIIKDVVLQWGEMPTSVAHICSNQIMGWGEKAIEIRSVETGHLDGVFMHKRAQRLKFLCERNDKVFFASVRSGGSSQVYFMTLNRNCIMNW, from the exons ATGTCTGAAAACGCCCCCACACGAAGCCTGGATGAAATCGACCTCGCAGCTCTGCGG GATCCTGCTGGGATATTTGAGCTGGTTGAGGTTGTTGGCAATGGAACATATGGACAGGTGTACAAG GGTCGCCATGTGAAGACCGGCCAGCTGGCCGCCATCAAGGTGATGGAtgtcacagaggaggaggaagaggagatcaAGGCAGAAATAAACATGCTGAAGAAATACAGCCACCACCGCAACATAGCCACATACTATGGTGCCTTTGTCAAGAAGAGTCCACCAGGACATGACGACCAACTTTGG cTTGTGATGGAATTTTGTGGGGCGGGGTCAGTGACCGACCTTGTGAAAAACACTAAAGGCAGCTCCCTGAAGGAGGACTGGATTGCTTACATTTGCAGAGAGATCTTGAGG GGCCTTTGTCACCTTCACAACCATAAAGTGATCCACAGAGACATCAAAGGCCAAAATGTTCTGCTAACAGAGAATGCAGAGGTCAAGCTTG TTGATTTTGGAGTGAGTGCTCAGTTGGACAGGACTGTTGGCCGCAGGAACACCTTCATTGGGACTCCCTACTGGATGGCTCCTGAGGTTATTGCCTGCGATGAGAACCCAGACTCTACCTACGACTTCAGG AGCGATATTTGGTCCTTGGGGATAACAGCCATTGAGATGGCAGAAGGAGCACCTC cCTTGTGTGACATGCACCCCATGAGAGCCCTCTTTCTAATTCCAAGGAACCCTCCTCCAAAACTTAAATCAAAAAAATG GTCCAAGAAGTTCATCGACTTCATAGAGGGCTGCCTTGTCAAGACGTACACCAGCCGGCCATCTACTGAGCAGCTGCTCAAGCATTCCTTCATCAGGGACCAACCCACTGAGCGGCAGGTCCGAATTCAGCTCAAGGATCACATCGATCGCACACGCAAGAAGAGAGGGGAGAAGG aaGAGACAGAGTATGAATACAGTGGTagtgatgaagaggatgaaAACCGTGGCGATGATAGAGAGTCCAG TTCAATACTCAATGTTCCCGGTGAATCCACGCTGCGCCGGGACTTCCAGCGGCTGCAGCAGGAGAACAAAGAGCGCTCGGAGGCTCATAAGAGGCAACAAGCTCAACTGGCAGCTCAGCGACGGGACACGGAGGAGCACAAGAGTAAACTCCTGCATGACCGGCAAAAACGCATCGAAGAGCAGAAGGAACAACGCCGTCGGCTCGAAGAA CAACAGAGAAAGGAGCGAGAGATGGTGAGGCAGCAAGAAAAAGGTCCCCATCGGAGAATTGACGATATGAGACGGGAGGAAGATAGAAGGATGGCTGAGAGGGAGCAG gAGTATAAGCGCAAACAGCTGGAGGAGCAGCGCCAGTCAGAGCGGCTGCAGAgacagctgcagcaggagcatGCCTACCTGGTGTCtttgcaacagcagcagcaagacAAGAAGCCCCAGCTTTACCACTACAACAAAAACTTGGAGCCAAACAACAAACCTAATTGGGCCCGAGAG GTGGAGGAGCGGAGTAAACTCAACAGGCAGGGTTCACCCAAAATCTGCACTACGGTCTCTGACACTAATATCCAGTCGCGTGCCGATTCtatcagccaatcaggatcgGTTGCTCAGACACCACCCATGCAGAGGCCAGTGGAACCTCAAGGGGGGCAGAGCAAG TTTCAGATGGCTCATTTGGTTCCTCTAAAGCCTTACGCTGCCCCTGTTCCTCGCTCTCAGTCCCTCTGTGACCAGCCCACTAAGAACATGTCCGCATTCCCCACTCAGGATCCTTCCCTCCTCCCCATACCTCGCCCCAACCACTCCAGAGAGCTTGTACGTCAGAACTCCGACCCCACCTCTGAAACCCCCGCACCACTTGCACATCAGATCAGGGAGGAACGTGGCCCTTGGATTCGTTTGCCAGATGTAGAGCTTCCTCCAAAG GTCCCTCAGAGGACAGCATCCATTGCTACAGCTCTTAATGCCAACCTGACCTCTGGTATTAGGCACCCGGTGAGAGCCAG CAATCCAGATCTCAGCCGTAATGACCGTTGGGAGAGAGGCGACAGCATGAGCATCATTTCCAATCTGCCACAGACGGGCTCTCTGGAGAGGCATCGCATCCTCA GTTCTTCTAAGATGGATTCGCCCATGCTTTCTCATGAAAGCCGCCATAGGCCAGGGGAATCTCGAACTTCCTCTCGCCCTGGGCGCCCTGCT GACCACGGCCTCTATGCCAAGGAGCGTGCTGAAGAGCCCCCGAGGCCCCCAGTCAAGGCCAATGATtactcctcttcctcagagagCAGTGAGAGTAGTGAAGAAAGCGAGAGCGGTGAAGGACCAGAGGAGGAAGAAAGTCCAACAGATCG ccACAGAGACGCAGACACTGATTCAGTCAACACCATGGTTGTTCATGAAGACGAGGCTGAGGGGGGAGAAGGAGATCAAGCTGGAGGATATGGGGATCAGACTATGCTGGTGCAGAGA ACCCCAGAGAAGAGGAATCACAATGGATACACAAATTTGCCAGATGTGGTGCAGCCTTCCCATTCCCCCACTGACTCAGCCTCTCACTCCTCTCCGGGGAAGGACTCAGTTTATGAC TATCAGTCCAGAGGTTTGGTGAAAGCATCAGGCAAGTCCTCCTTCACCACTTTTGTGGATCTTGGCATGTACCAATCACCAGGAGATACAGGGGATACCATGTCTATCAGTG ACTCCAGGTTCGAGCAGCTAAAGATGGAGGTCAGGAAAGGATCCATGGTTAATGTGAATCCCACCAACACACGCCCCCCCAATGACACACCAGAGATCCGCAAATACAAGAAGAAGTTCAACTCTGAGATCCTGTGTGCCGCACTCTGGG GTGTAAATTTGTTGGTGGGAACAGAAAACGGCTTGAAGCTGCTGGATCGAAGCGGTCAAGGAAAAGTTTACCCGCTCATCAACTCTCGCAGGTTCCAACAGATGGACGTCCTGGAGGGCCTCAACCTTCTGATCACCATATCTG GCAAGAAAAACAAGGTGCGTGTCTATTACCTGGCCTGGCTAAGGAATAAGATCCTTCACAACGACCCTGAGGTTGAAAAAAAGCAGGGTTGGACCACTGTGGGGGAGATGGAGGGCTGTGTACACTACAAAGTGG TGAAATACGAGCGGATCAAGTTCCTGGTGATCGCTTTAAAGAACGCAGTGGAAGTGTATGCCTGGGCTCCCAAACCTTATCACAAATTCATGGCCTTTAAA TCTTTTGCAGATCTGCCACACAGGCCTGTCCTGGTTGATCTGACAGTGGAGGAAGGCCAGAGGTTGAAGGTCATCTATGGTTCTTGCGCTGGCTTCCACGCTATTGATGTGGACTCTGGAAACAATTACGACATTTACATCCCAGTTCAT ATCCAAAGTCAGGTGATCCCACACGCCATCGTGTTCCTGCCCAACTCAGACGGCATGGAGATGCTGCTGTGCTACGAGGATGAAGGTGTTTACGTCAACACGTACGGACGCATCATCAAGGATGTGGTCCTGCAGTGGGGCGAGATGCCCACCTCTGTTG CTCACATCTGCTCGAACCAGATCATGGGTTGGGGGGAAAAGGCCATTGAGATCCGCTCTGTGGAGACTGGTCACCTGGACGGCGTCTTCATGCACAAACGAGCTCAGAGGTTGAAGTTCCTTTGTGAGAGAAATGATAAG GTGTTTTTTGCCTCGGTGCGTTCAGGCGGCAGCAGCCAGGTGTACTTCATGACTCTGAACAGAAACTGCATCATGAACTGGTGA